From Vanacampus margaritifer isolate UIUO_Vmar chromosome 8, RoL_Vmar_1.0, whole genome shotgun sequence, a single genomic window includes:
- the kif21b gene encoding kinesin-like protein KIF21B isoform X4: MASLGDCCVKVALRIRPQMAKEKIEGCHVCTLVTPGEPQVLLGKDKAFTYDFVFDIDSQQQSVYQACVHKLIEGCFEGYNATVFAYGQTGSGKTYTMGTGFDVSLTLPEQGIISRAVHQLFEGIQSRKEQAKEAGTQPPEFKVSAQFLELYNEEILDLFDGTRDPDSRSRKSSIKIHEDASGSIYTTGVTSRLVQSEEELLQCLKLGALSRTTASTQMNAQSSRSHAIFTIHLCQMRVCQQSLQLPNGDGDTQELNGVDSSAIEQPEYEALMAKFHFVDLAGSERLKRTGATGERAREGISINCGLLALGNVISALGDQTKKGGHVPYRDSKLTRLLQDSLGGNSRTVMIACVSPSDRDFMETLNTLKYANRARNIKNKVVVNQDKTSQQISSLRAEIARLQMELMEYKAGKRVACEDGSEGYSDLYQENAMLQRENDTLRLRVKAMQETIDHLNTRVTHLLANEVSVLLSKSSEGNQEIGALIQNYIREVEELRSKLLESEAMNESLRRQAARLPSRGLFNSSCLSPAPGHPPGSSPVTMSMEAEMTDVLRRAKLDIERLKKKERRQRRMSPELEKGLKKRVKLHNHENGDNGQNGLNGEIDSDDNHAEDIMFTVQEESGCDEEEDEEEGREEDDEFDSDESLVDSDSDSDEKANFQADLADLTCEIEIKQKLIDELENSQRRLLMLKLQYEEKLILLQNKIRDTQLERDRVLQNLMSMENYTEETANRIKQEYEKRLKEMNRDLLKLQAAQKEHARLLKNQGRYERELKKLQAEVNEMKKAKVAVMKQMKEEQQRRRLVEAKRTREIAQLKKEQRRQEFQIRALESQKRQQELVLRRKTQEVSALRRLAKPMSDRVAGRVARWNQTPPVTDSGAELSASTTASSSEPESGKTVSGLVRQWNNKNNGYGYLGESEGSMDGTRVVGSRKKLQRKAAGVGNTAVAGRAVTFSKSARQKWQTLERRIMDIVMQRMTIANVEADMDRLIKKREELTAQQEALSHKKAVLMADGEGPEAEDRLLLEISEDIEVLNANIDYINDSMSDCQATIVQIEETKDELDSVDTSVVISSCSLAEARHLLDHFLKASIDKSLQVAQKEAQIRLLEGQLRQTDVIGSSQNHMILDALREKAEWIPELQALLHNVQQENGYASTDEEPSEFSQASDNSVSLMKESNSQDDLKLKVEPRLSAQMKAVSAEYLGPAPEHPAGGKQQQITKSLASLTDIQEDCLSTVKASLGLGLSLSLRDPYHRERASRTISLPVRGHTFPRQSRGYDTSPITRRKSYDRSYRPTDGYTPPSSPPLRTRNDRNVFSRLTSNQSQGSALDKGVIHPIGGVKGGRTAPLQCMSVAEGHSKPVLCVDATDELLFTGSKDRTCKMWNLVTGQEIATLKSHPNNVVSVKYCPSSGLVFSVSTSYIKVWDIRDSAKCVRTLTSSGVVVSGDTCASATTRTITFAHGECQINQIALNPSGSVLYAATGNTVRIWDLNRMQAMGKLTGHIGSVMCLTVGQSLLGKDQVITGSKDHYVKVFDVAEGTPGNVGPAHNFEPPHYDGIECLAVQGDVLFSGSRDNGIKKWDLEQQELSQQIPIAHKDWVCALAYVPARPLLLSGCRGGMLKVWNVDNFTPIGEVKGHDSPINAICTNSRQIFTASSDKTVKIWLSKVWRKR; encoded by the exons GATACGTCCTCAGATGGCCAAAGAGAAGATTGAAGGTTGCCACGTGTGTACATTGGTTACACCCGGAGAGCCGCAAGTCCTCCTGGGGAAAGACAAGGCCTTCACCTACGACTTTGTTTTCGACATCGACTCACAACAGCAGAGCGTCTACCAAGCGTGTGTGCACAAGCTTATAGAGGGCTGCTTTGAGGGCTACAACGCCACCGTGTTTGCTTATGGCCAG ACGGGTTCTGGGAAGACCTACACCATGGGGACCGGTTTTGATGTGAGTCTGACCCTGCCGGAGCAGGGCATCATCTCACGAGCTGTTCACCAGCTCTTTGAAGGGATCCAGAGCAGGAAGGAGCAAGCCAAAGAAGCCGGCACCCAGCCCCCCGAATTTAAAGTCAGCGCCCAGTTTCTTGAG CTTTACAATGAAGAGATCCTGGACTTGTTCGATGGTACGAGGGATCCTGATAGTCGGAGTCGCAAGTCCAGCATAAAAATCCACGAGGATGCGAGTGGCAGCATCTACACCACTGGCGTCACTTCCAGACTTGTCCAATCAGAAGAGGAG ctgcTGCAGTGTCTGAAGCTGGGCGCCCTGTCCCGCACCACTGCCAGCACGCAGATGAACGCTCAGAGCTCACGCTCACACGCCATCTTCACCATCCACCTCTGTCAGATGAGAGTCTGCCAACAGTCGTTACAATTG CCGAATGGAGATGGGGACACTCAAGAATTAAATGGTGTGGACTCCAGTGCCATCGAGCAACCCGAGTATGAGGCACTGATGGCCAAGTTCCACTTTGTGGACCTGGCTGGTTCGGAGAGGCTCAAACGCACAGGAGCCACTGGAGAGCGAGCCCGTGAGGGAATCTCCATAAATTGTGGACTG TTGGCCCTAGGAAATGTCATCAGTGCTTTGGGAGATCAGACCAAGAAAGGGGGACACGTCCCCTACAGAGACTCCAAACTCACTCGCCTGCTACAGGACTCGCTAGGAGGCAACAG TCGCACTGTGATGATCGCCTGCGTCAGTCCCTCCGACCGTGACTTCATGGAGACGCTGAACACGCTCAAGTATGCCAACCGAGCCCGGAACATCAAGAACAAGGTGGTGGTGAACCAAGACAAGACCAGCCAGCAGATCAGCTCCCTGCGTGCCGAGATAGCCCGCCTCCAGATGGAGCTGATGGAGTACAAGGCG GGCAAGCGGGTGGCATGTGAGGACGGTTCGGAAGGTTACAGTGACCTCTACCAGGAGAACGCCATGCTCCAAAGAGAGAATGACACACTGCGCCTCAGGGTCAAGGCCATGCAGGAGACCATCGACCACCTCAACACCCGAGTTACACACCTGCTGGCCAATGAGGTCAGCGTGCTGCTCTCCAAGTCAA GTGAGGGCAACCAGGAGATTGGGGCTCTAATTCAGAACTACATCCGAGAAGTTGAAGAACTCAG ATCCAAGCTGCTGGAGAGCGAGGCCATGAATGAATCATTGCGACGTCAAGCTGCTCGGCTCCCCTCTCGGGGGCTCTTCAATTCTTCCTGTCTGAGCCCCGCCCCCGGACACCCCCCTGGCTCCTCCCCTGTAACCATGTCCATGGAGGCCGAAATGACAGACGTGTTGCGCAGAGCCAAGCTGGACATCGAGAGGCtgaagaagaaggagaggaggcaGAGGAGGATGAG TCCAGAGTTGGAGAAAGGTTTGAAAAAACGTGTTAAGCTACACAACCACGAGAATGGCGACAATGGACAAAACGGACTTAACGGAGAGATCGATTCGGATGACAATCACGCCGAG GACATCATGTTTACAGTGCAGGAAGAAAGTGGTTGcgatgaagaggaggatgaggaggaaggaagggaggaagatGACGAGTTTGACAGCGATGAGAGCCTGGTGGACTCAGACTCAGACTCTGATGAGAAAG CCAACTTCCAGGCCGACCTTGCCGATTTGACCTGCGAGATCGAAATCAAACAGAAGTTAATAGACGAGCTGGAGAACAGCCAGCGTAGGTTGCTGATGCTGAAGCTCCAGTACGAGGAGAAGCTCATTCTGCTGCAGAACAAGATCCGAGACACCCAGCTGGAGCGGGACCGTGTGCTTCAGAACCTCA TGTCCATGGAGAACTACACGGAGGAGACGGCTAACCGGATCAAACAGGAGTACGAGAAACGTCTTAAGGAGATGAACCGAGACCTTTTGAAGCTCCAAGCTGCACAGAAGGAACACGCGCGTCTCCTTAAAAACCAGGGCAGGTACGAACGGGAGCTGAAGAAACTCCAAGCGGAAGTTAATGAGATGAAGAAAGCCAAG GTGGCCGTGATGAAGCAGATGAAGGAGGAGCAGCAGAGGAGGAGGCTGGTGGAGGCTAAAAGGACACGGGAAATTGCCCAGCTCAAAAAGGAGCAGCGAAGACAAGAG TTTCAAATCAGAGCGTTGGAGTCCCAGAAGCGCCAACAGGAGCTGGTCCTGCGCAGGAAAACGCAGGAGGTGAGCGCCCTCCGCAGGCTGGCCAAGCCCATGTCAGACCGCGTAGCCGGTCGCGTGGCCCGCTGGAACCAGACCCCGCCGGTTACTGACTCTGGCGCAGAGTTGTCCGCCAGCACCACGGCAAGCAGCTCCGAACCTGAGAGCGGGAAGACCGTGAGCGGATTAGTGCGGCAGtggaacaacaaaaacaatgggtACGGATACCTGGGAGAAAGTGAAGGCAGCATGGATGGAACGCGGGTCGTTGG GAGCAGGAAGAAGCTGCAGCGTAAAGCAGCGGGCGTTGGCAACACCGCTGTAGCGGGCCGAGCTGTAACTTTCTCCAAGTCGGCCCGTCAGAAGTGGCAAACTCTGGAGCGTCGTATCATGGACATCGTCATGCAGAGAATGACCATTGCCAATGTAGAAGCTGACATGGATCGACTCATCAAG AAACGAGAGGAGCTGACAGCACAGCAGGAGGCGCTCTCACACAAGAAAGCGGTACTAATGGCGGATGGCGAGGGTCCAGAAGCGGAGGACAGGCTGCTTTTAGAGATTAGTGAGGATATCGAGGTTCTCAACGCTAACATCGATTACATAAATGACAGTATGTCCGACTGCCAGGCCACTATTGTGCAGATAGAGGAGACAAAG GATGAGTTGGACTCCGTGGATACTTCAGTGGTAATCAGCTCATGTTCTCTGGCTGAAGCACGCCACCTGCTGGACCATTTTCTCAAGGCCTCCATAGACAAG agCTTACAGGTGGCACAGAAGGAGGCTCAGATCAGACTACTGGAGGGTCAGCTGAGACAGACAGATGTGATTGGTTCATCCCAAAATCACATGATCCTTGATGCTCTGCGGGAAAAGGCAGAATGGATCCCTGAACTGCAGGCGCTCCTCCACAACGTACAGCAGG AGAACGGTTACGCCAGCACAGACGAAGAGCCATCTGAGTTCAGCCAAGCCTCAGACAACAG TGTCTCTCTAATGAAAGAATCCAACAGCCAAGATGACTTAAAACTAAAG GTGGAACCTCGTCTGTCAGCTCAGATGAAGGCGGTGTCGGCCGAGTATCTGGGTCCCGCCCCGGAGCATCCGGCTGGCGGCAAGCAGCAGCAAATCACCAAGTCTCTGGCCTCGCTCACCGACATACAGGAGGACTGTCTGAGCACGGTCAAGGCCAGCCTGGGCCTTGGTCTTAGCCTCTCTCTCCGTGACCCGTACCACAGAGAACGAGCGTCACGCACCATCAGCTTGCCTGTCAGAGGACACACCTT tccCAGGCAGTCGCGAGGCTACGACACCTCTCCCATCACCAGAAGGAAATCTTATGACCGTTCTTACAG GCCCACTGATGGCTATACACCCCCTTCATCCCCTCCTCTGAGGACCAGGAATGACCGCAATGTGTTCTCGAGGCTCACCAGCAACCAAAGTCAAGGTTCTGCTCTGGACAA gggTGTGATCCATCCTATCGGGGGCGTGAAGGGGGGTCGGACAGCCCCCCTGCAGTGTATGTCTGTAGCCGAGGGCCACTCAAAGCCCGTCCTGTGTGTGGACGCCACAGACGAGCTGCTGTTCACCGGATCCAAAG ATCGGACCTGTAAGATGTGGAACCTGGTGACAGGTCAGGAGATTGCCACGCTCAAAAGCCATCCCAACAATGTGGTCTCAGTCAAATATTGCCCCTCCTCGGGTCTGGTCTTCTCCGTTTCTACGTCCTACATCAAGGTGTGGGACATACGAGATTCGGCTAAGTGCGTCCGCACCCTCAC TTCGTCAGGCGTAGTAGTGTCAGGTGACACGTGTGCCAGCGCCACCACCCGCACAATAACATTTGCACATGGGGAATGTCAAATCAACCAGATTGCCCTCAACCCATCAGGATCTGTTTTGTATGCCGCTACTGGAAACACTGTTCGCATCTGGGATCTCAACAG gatGCAAGCTATGGGCAAGCTGACAGGTCACATTGGCTCGGTCATGTGTTTGACGGTGGGACAGTCTCTGCTGGGCAAAGACCAAGTCATCACTGGCTCTAAAGACCATTATGTGAAG
- the kif21b gene encoding kinesin-like protein KIF21B isoform X3: protein MASLGDCCVKVALRIRPQMAKEKIEGCHVCTLVTPGEPQVLLGKDKAFTYDFVFDIDSQQQSVYQACVHKLIEGCFEGYNATVFAYGQTGSGKTYTMGTGFDVSLTLPEQGIISRAVHQLFEGIQSRKEQAKEAGTQPPEFKVSAQFLELYNEEILDLFDGTRDPDSRSRKSSIKIHEDASGSIYTTGVTSRLVQSEEELLQCLKLGALSRTTASTQMNAQSSRSHAIFTIHLCQMRVCQQSLQLPNGDGDTQELNGVDSSAIEQPEYEALMAKFHFVDLAGSERLKRTGATGERAREGISINCGLLALGNVISALGDQTKKGGHVPYRDSKLTRLLQDSLGGNSRTVMIACVSPSDRDFMETLNTLKYANRARNIKNKVVVNQDKTSQQISSLRAEIARLQMELMEYKAGKRVACEDGSEGYSDLYQENAMLQRENDTLRLRVKAMQETIDHLNTRVTHLLANEVSVLLSKSSEGNQEIGALIQNYIREVEELRSKLLESEAMNESLRRQAARLPSRGLFNSSCLSPAPGHPPGSSPVTMSMEAEMTDVLRRAKLDIERLKKKERRQRRMSPELEKGLKKRVKLHNHENGDNGQNGLNGEIDSDDNHAEDIMFTVQEESGCDEEEDEEEGREEDDEFDSDESLVDSDSDSDEKANFQADLADLTCEIEIKQKLIDELENSQRRLLMLKLQYEEKLILLQNKIRDTQLERDRVLQNLMSMENYTEETANRIKQEYEKRLKEMNRDLLKLQAAQKEHARLLKNQGRYERELKKLQAEVNEMKKAKVAVMKQMKEEQQRRRLVEAKRTREIAQLKKEQRRQEFQIRALESQKRQQELVLRRKTQEVSALRRLAKPMSDRVAGRVARWNQTPPVTDSGAELSASTTASSSEPESGKTVSGLVRQWNNKNNGYGYLGESEGSMDGTRVVGSRKKLQRKAAGVGNTAVAGRAVTFSKSARQKWQTLERRIMDIVMQRMTIANVEADMDRLIKKREELTAQQEALSHKKAVLMADGEGPEAEDRLLLEISEDIEVLNANIDYINDSMSDCQATIVQIEETKDELDSVDTSVVISSCSLAEARHLLDHFLKASIDKSLQVAQKEAQIRLLEGQLRQTDVIGSSQNHMILDALREKAEWIPELQALLHNVQQENGYASTDEEPSEFSQASDNSVSLMKESNSQDDLKLKVEPRLSAQMKAVSAEYLGPAPEHPAGGKQQQITKSLASLTDIQEDCLSTVKASLGLGLSLSLRDPYHRERASRTISLPVRGHTFPRQSRGYDTSPITRRKSYDRSYRPTDGYTPPSSPPLRTRNDRNVFSRLTSNQSQGSALDKSDDSDSSLSEVLRGVIHPIGGVKGGRTAPLQCMSVAEGHSKPVLCVDATDELLFTGSKDRTCKMWNLVTGQEIATLKSHPNNVVSVKYCPSSGLVFSVSTSYIKVWDIRDSAKCVRTLTSSGVVVSGDTCASATTRTITFAHGECQINQIALNPSGSVLYAATGNTVRIWDLNRMQAMGKLTGHIGSVMCLTVGQSLLGKDQVITGSKDHYVKVFDVAEGTPGNVGPAHNFEPPHYDGIECLAVQGDVLFSGSRDNGIKKWDLEQQELSQQIPIAHKDWVCALAYVPARPLLLSGCRGGMLKVWNVDNFTPIGEVKGHDSPINAICTNSRQIFTASSDKTVKIWLSKVWRKR from the exons GATACGTCCTCAGATGGCCAAAGAGAAGATTGAAGGTTGCCACGTGTGTACATTGGTTACACCCGGAGAGCCGCAAGTCCTCCTGGGGAAAGACAAGGCCTTCACCTACGACTTTGTTTTCGACATCGACTCACAACAGCAGAGCGTCTACCAAGCGTGTGTGCACAAGCTTATAGAGGGCTGCTTTGAGGGCTACAACGCCACCGTGTTTGCTTATGGCCAG ACGGGTTCTGGGAAGACCTACACCATGGGGACCGGTTTTGATGTGAGTCTGACCCTGCCGGAGCAGGGCATCATCTCACGAGCTGTTCACCAGCTCTTTGAAGGGATCCAGAGCAGGAAGGAGCAAGCCAAAGAAGCCGGCACCCAGCCCCCCGAATTTAAAGTCAGCGCCCAGTTTCTTGAG CTTTACAATGAAGAGATCCTGGACTTGTTCGATGGTACGAGGGATCCTGATAGTCGGAGTCGCAAGTCCAGCATAAAAATCCACGAGGATGCGAGTGGCAGCATCTACACCACTGGCGTCACTTCCAGACTTGTCCAATCAGAAGAGGAG ctgcTGCAGTGTCTGAAGCTGGGCGCCCTGTCCCGCACCACTGCCAGCACGCAGATGAACGCTCAGAGCTCACGCTCACACGCCATCTTCACCATCCACCTCTGTCAGATGAGAGTCTGCCAACAGTCGTTACAATTG CCGAATGGAGATGGGGACACTCAAGAATTAAATGGTGTGGACTCCAGTGCCATCGAGCAACCCGAGTATGAGGCACTGATGGCCAAGTTCCACTTTGTGGACCTGGCTGGTTCGGAGAGGCTCAAACGCACAGGAGCCACTGGAGAGCGAGCCCGTGAGGGAATCTCCATAAATTGTGGACTG TTGGCCCTAGGAAATGTCATCAGTGCTTTGGGAGATCAGACCAAGAAAGGGGGACACGTCCCCTACAGAGACTCCAAACTCACTCGCCTGCTACAGGACTCGCTAGGAGGCAACAG TCGCACTGTGATGATCGCCTGCGTCAGTCCCTCCGACCGTGACTTCATGGAGACGCTGAACACGCTCAAGTATGCCAACCGAGCCCGGAACATCAAGAACAAGGTGGTGGTGAACCAAGACAAGACCAGCCAGCAGATCAGCTCCCTGCGTGCCGAGATAGCCCGCCTCCAGATGGAGCTGATGGAGTACAAGGCG GGCAAGCGGGTGGCATGTGAGGACGGTTCGGAAGGTTACAGTGACCTCTACCAGGAGAACGCCATGCTCCAAAGAGAGAATGACACACTGCGCCTCAGGGTCAAGGCCATGCAGGAGACCATCGACCACCTCAACACCCGAGTTACACACCTGCTGGCCAATGAGGTCAGCGTGCTGCTCTCCAAGTCAA GTGAGGGCAACCAGGAGATTGGGGCTCTAATTCAGAACTACATCCGAGAAGTTGAAGAACTCAG ATCCAAGCTGCTGGAGAGCGAGGCCATGAATGAATCATTGCGACGTCAAGCTGCTCGGCTCCCCTCTCGGGGGCTCTTCAATTCTTCCTGTCTGAGCCCCGCCCCCGGACACCCCCCTGGCTCCTCCCCTGTAACCATGTCCATGGAGGCCGAAATGACAGACGTGTTGCGCAGAGCCAAGCTGGACATCGAGAGGCtgaagaagaaggagaggaggcaGAGGAGGATGAG TCCAGAGTTGGAGAAAGGTTTGAAAAAACGTGTTAAGCTACACAACCACGAGAATGGCGACAATGGACAAAACGGACTTAACGGAGAGATCGATTCGGATGACAATCACGCCGAG GACATCATGTTTACAGTGCAGGAAGAAAGTGGTTGcgatgaagaggaggatgaggaggaaggaagggaggaagatGACGAGTTTGACAGCGATGAGAGCCTGGTGGACTCAGACTCAGACTCTGATGAGAAAG CCAACTTCCAGGCCGACCTTGCCGATTTGACCTGCGAGATCGAAATCAAACAGAAGTTAATAGACGAGCTGGAGAACAGCCAGCGTAGGTTGCTGATGCTGAAGCTCCAGTACGAGGAGAAGCTCATTCTGCTGCAGAACAAGATCCGAGACACCCAGCTGGAGCGGGACCGTGTGCTTCAGAACCTCA TGTCCATGGAGAACTACACGGAGGAGACGGCTAACCGGATCAAACAGGAGTACGAGAAACGTCTTAAGGAGATGAACCGAGACCTTTTGAAGCTCCAAGCTGCACAGAAGGAACACGCGCGTCTCCTTAAAAACCAGGGCAGGTACGAACGGGAGCTGAAGAAACTCCAAGCGGAAGTTAATGAGATGAAGAAAGCCAAG GTGGCCGTGATGAAGCAGATGAAGGAGGAGCAGCAGAGGAGGAGGCTGGTGGAGGCTAAAAGGACACGGGAAATTGCCCAGCTCAAAAAGGAGCAGCGAAGACAAGAG TTTCAAATCAGAGCGTTGGAGTCCCAGAAGCGCCAACAGGAGCTGGTCCTGCGCAGGAAAACGCAGGAGGTGAGCGCCCTCCGCAGGCTGGCCAAGCCCATGTCAGACCGCGTAGCCGGTCGCGTGGCCCGCTGGAACCAGACCCCGCCGGTTACTGACTCTGGCGCAGAGTTGTCCGCCAGCACCACGGCAAGCAGCTCCGAACCTGAGAGCGGGAAGACCGTGAGCGGATTAGTGCGGCAGtggaacaacaaaaacaatgggtACGGATACCTGGGAGAAAGTGAAGGCAGCATGGATGGAACGCGGGTCGTTGG GAGCAGGAAGAAGCTGCAGCGTAAAGCAGCGGGCGTTGGCAACACCGCTGTAGCGGGCCGAGCTGTAACTTTCTCCAAGTCGGCCCGTCAGAAGTGGCAAACTCTGGAGCGTCGTATCATGGACATCGTCATGCAGAGAATGACCATTGCCAATGTAGAAGCTGACATGGATCGACTCATCAAG AAACGAGAGGAGCTGACAGCACAGCAGGAGGCGCTCTCACACAAGAAAGCGGTACTAATGGCGGATGGCGAGGGTCCAGAAGCGGAGGACAGGCTGCTTTTAGAGATTAGTGAGGATATCGAGGTTCTCAACGCTAACATCGATTACATAAATGACAGTATGTCCGACTGCCAGGCCACTATTGTGCAGATAGAGGAGACAAAG GATGAGTTGGACTCCGTGGATACTTCAGTGGTAATCAGCTCATGTTCTCTGGCTGAAGCACGCCACCTGCTGGACCATTTTCTCAAGGCCTCCATAGACAAG agCTTACAGGTGGCACAGAAGGAGGCTCAGATCAGACTACTGGAGGGTCAGCTGAGACAGACAGATGTGATTGGTTCATCCCAAAATCACATGATCCTTGATGCTCTGCGGGAAAAGGCAGAATGGATCCCTGAACTGCAGGCGCTCCTCCACAACGTACAGCAGG AGAACGGTTACGCCAGCACAGACGAAGAGCCATCTGAGTTCAGCCAAGCCTCAGACAACAG TGTCTCTCTAATGAAAGAATCCAACAGCCAAGATGACTTAAAACTAAAG GTGGAACCTCGTCTGTCAGCTCAGATGAAGGCGGTGTCGGCCGAGTATCTGGGTCCCGCCCCGGAGCATCCGGCTGGCGGCAAGCAGCAGCAAATCACCAAGTCTCTGGCCTCGCTCACCGACATACAGGAGGACTGTCTGAGCACGGTCAAGGCCAGCCTGGGCCTTGGTCTTAGCCTCTCTCTCCGTGACCCGTACCACAGAGAACGAGCGTCACGCACCATCAGCTTGCCTGTCAGAGGACACACCTT tccCAGGCAGTCGCGAGGCTACGACACCTCTCCCATCACCAGAAGGAAATCTTATGACCGTTCTTACAG GCCCACTGATGGCTATACACCCCCTTCATCCCCTCCTCTGAGGACCAGGAATGACCGCAATGTGTTCTCGAGGCTCACCAGCAACCAAAGTCAAGGTTCTGCTCTGGACAA GTCGGATGACAGCGACTCCTCGCTCTCCGAGGTGCTCAG gggTGTGATCCATCCTATCGGGGGCGTGAAGGGGGGTCGGACAGCCCCCCTGCAGTGTATGTCTGTAGCCGAGGGCCACTCAAAGCCCGTCCTGTGTGTGGACGCCACAGACGAGCTGCTGTTCACCGGATCCAAAG ATCGGACCTGTAAGATGTGGAACCTGGTGACAGGTCAGGAGATTGCCACGCTCAAAAGCCATCCCAACAATGTGGTCTCAGTCAAATATTGCCCCTCCTCGGGTCTGGTCTTCTCCGTTTCTACGTCCTACATCAAGGTGTGGGACATACGAGATTCGGCTAAGTGCGTCCGCACCCTCAC TTCGTCAGGCGTAGTAGTGTCAGGTGACACGTGTGCCAGCGCCACCACCCGCACAATAACATTTGCACATGGGGAATGTCAAATCAACCAGATTGCCCTCAACCCATCAGGATCTGTTTTGTATGCCGCTACTGGAAACACTGTTCGCATCTGGGATCTCAACAG gatGCAAGCTATGGGCAAGCTGACAGGTCACATTGGCTCGGTCATGTGTTTGACGGTGGGACAGTCTCTGCTGGGCAAAGACCAAGTCATCACTGGCTCTAAAGACCATTATGTGAAG